Proteins encoded together in one Formosa sp. Hel3_A1_48 window:
- a CDS encoding formimidoylglutamase: protein MDFNTLSPISDRLVESIELSHFQSLGRKIILHTKQSTPSLDGVSIAIFGVLETRNSVDHIGQSFELSEVRKSFYSLFPGNWNTSIADLGDIKNGASVEDTYFAVTELIKTLLENKIIPVVIGGSQDLTYANYRAYDTVKPMINIVNVDKSFDLGDSSKPITNSSYIGKVILEKPYNLFNYTALGYQTYFNAQEEIDLMEKLYFEYYRLGDVNKNIKTAEPVLRDADLVTVDLKSVKSSEVSIKQKYSPNGFDGKEICAISRYAGISNRVSSFGIYEYNPSADDESSSMLISQMLWYFIEGFNCRVQDDNFESTKDFNKYTVLVEGQELVFFKSLKTGRWWIQTPFLSFSNTKNKKYSLLACMHEDYEQAIKGNIPERWYKACKKL from the coding sequence ATGGACTTTAATACGCTTTCTCCAATTTCAGATCGTTTGGTTGAGTCTATTGAATTGTCTCATTTCCAGTCTTTGGGGAGAAAAATAATTCTTCATACCAAACAATCTACACCAAGTCTTGATGGGGTAAGCATTGCTATTTTTGGTGTTTTAGAAACACGAAACTCAGTAGACCACATTGGTCAGTCCTTTGAATTATCTGAAGTGCGAAAATCCTTTTATTCGTTATTTCCAGGAAATTGGAATACATCAATAGCAGATCTTGGTGATATAAAAAATGGAGCTTCAGTTGAAGATACTTATTTCGCGGTAACAGAACTTATCAAAACGCTATTGGAAAACAAGATTATACCAGTAGTAATCGGAGGAAGTCAAGATCTTACTTATGCAAATTATCGTGCTTACGACACTGTTAAGCCTATGATTAATATTGTAAACGTTGATAAAAGCTTTGATTTAGGGGATTCCTCTAAACCGATAACCAATTCAAGCTACATAGGTAAAGTTATTCTCGAAAAACCTTATAACTTGTTTAATTATACCGCTCTTGGGTATCAAACTTATTTTAACGCTCAAGAAGAAATAGACTTAATGGAAAAGCTGTATTTTGAATATTATCGTTTAGGGGATGTCAATAAAAATATTAAAACTGCTGAGCCTGTACTTCGGGATGCTGATTTGGTGACAGTTGATTTAAAGTCTGTCAAATCATCAGAAGTAAGTATTAAACAAAAATATTCGCCTAATGGCTTTGATGGAAAAGAAATTTGCGCCATATCTCGATACGCTGGTATAAGCAATCGCGTTAGCTCTTTTGGAATATACGAATATAACCCATCTGCTGACGATGAATCCAGCTCTATGCTTATTTCTCAGATGTTGTGGTATTTCATTGAAGGCTTTAATTGCCGTGTCCAAGACGATAATTTTGAAAGTACGAAGGATTTTAATAAATACACTGTTCTAGTTGAAGGTCAGGAATTGGTGTTTTTCAAGAGTTTAAAAACTGGGCGCTGGTGGATTCAAACCCCATTTTTGTCTTTTTCCAATACTAAAAATAAAAAATACTCGTTATTAGCCTGTATGCATGAAGATTACGAGCAAGCAATCAAAGGAAATATTCCTGAGCGCTGGTATAAAGCATGCAAAAAGCTGTAA
- a CDS encoding NAD(P)/FAD-dependent oxidoreductase, translating into MSLDYIIVGSGLSGLMLCEQLRARGKSFVVVSNTSQQASIVASGLYNPVVLKRFNMAWNADQQLPPALSAYKKIESLLGIKIDDQRPIYRIFNSIEEQNNWFLACDKPKLQQFLVPKILDNNNPSIQAPFGCGEVKFTGRVDTKLLLEAYINHLKSKDLFVEETFDYSLLELNHEVNYKKITAKNLIFAEGFGLRNNPFFNTLPLEGTKGELLVVHAPDLKCDVILKAAVFIIPIGNDNYLVGSTYAWNDYSNTPTESAKNELLEKLKKLILCPFKVVQQRAGIRPTVADRRPLVGQHETHKNLYVMNGLGSRGVLIAPSIAKDLIAHIEDDITLPKEIDIYRFKS; encoded by the coding sequence ATGTCTTTAGATTATATCATTGTTGGCTCTGGGCTATCAGGGTTAATGCTCTGCGAGCAACTCCGCGCAAGAGGTAAGTCTTTTGTAGTAGTTAGTAATACTTCTCAGCAAGCCTCCATTGTTGCTAGTGGGTTGTATAACCCAGTTGTGCTAAAGCGTTTTAATATGGCTTGGAATGCAGATCAGCAGCTTCCCCCAGCACTTTCTGCATATAAAAAAATAGAGTCACTATTAGGGATTAAAATTGACGATCAACGGCCTATTTATCGAATTTTTAATTCCATCGAAGAACAAAACAATTGGTTTTTGGCTTGCGATAAACCAAAGTTGCAACAGTTTTTAGTTCCAAAAATTTTAGATAATAACAACCCTAGTATTCAAGCACCTTTTGGTTGTGGTGAAGTTAAATTCACAGGGCGCGTAGATACTAAATTGCTTTTGGAAGCCTACATAAATCATTTAAAATCCAAAGATCTATTTGTTGAAGAAACTTTTGATTATTCTTTATTGGAATTAAATCATGAAGTAAACTATAAAAAAATTACAGCCAAGAACCTCATTTTCGCCGAAGGTTTCGGATTGAGGAATAACCCATTTTTTAACACATTGCCTTTGGAAGGGACAAAGGGTGAACTCTTGGTTGTACATGCGCCAGATTTAAAATGTGATGTAATTTTGAAAGCGGCCGTATTTATAATACCTATTGGTAACGACAATTATCTTGTAGGCTCTACTTATGCTTGGAACGATTACAGCAATACCCCCACAGAAAGTGCCAAAAATGAACTTTTAGAAAAACTAAAAAAACTGATTTTATGCCCTTTTAAAGTTGTGCAACAACGTGCTGGAATTCGACCAACGGTAGCGGATCGCCGCCCTTTAGTAGGACAACACGAAACACACAAAAATTTATATGTGATGAATGGCCTAGGGAGTCGGGGTGTTCTTATAGCGCCAAGTATTGCTAAAGATTTAATCGCTCATATTGAAGACGATATTACACTTCCAAAAGAAATTGATATCTATAGATTTAAGTCTTAG
- the gldK gene encoding type IX secretion system lipoprotein PorK/GldK — protein sequence MKKITYLILVLVIMSSCGSKDKGELVGVKGKRWHPEKPYGMSLIPGGAFVMGKSDDDIVDLQDAPTKTVTVRSFYMDETEITNSEYRQFVHWVRDSILREKLAEMADLEGKGPDDEGIGEYAYLDAGDPEDLTPYQRYMLDTYGDEQRKINNDVDLIFDTEDYPDELYAEVMDGMYLPPDEWYNGQRTWDVEQFEFEYTYMDIEEAAKYKGLLKRSDFIEKYPVKVYPDTTVWIRDFEYAYNVPMHNDYFWHEAYGDYPVVGITWEQADAFCQWRSLYKNGYQKSKGKPNVNMFRLPSEAEWEYAARGGLRGAAFPWGGPYAKNDRGCFLANFKPLRGNYAADQALYTVEADAYEPNDYNLWNMAGNVSEWVNSSYDASSYEYTASFNPNVNNKENPRKVVRGGSWKDVAYYLQVSTRDYEHADSARSFIGFRTVQDYLGTDATANDATN from the coding sequence ATGAAAAAAATCACATATTTAATATTGGTATTAGTTATCATGAGCAGCTGCGGTTCCAAAGACAAAGGCGAACTTGTTGGCGTTAAAGGTAAGCGTTGGCATCCAGAGAAGCCCTACGGAATGAGTCTCATCCCCGGTGGTGCTTTTGTAATGGGTAAATCAGATGATGATATTGTAGATTTGCAAGATGCACCTACGAAAACTGTTACGGTCCGTTCTTTTTACATGGATGAAACTGAAATTACAAACAGTGAATACCGCCAGTTTGTACATTGGGTAAGAGATTCTATACTACGAGAAAAACTTGCCGAAATGGCGGATTTAGAAGGTAAAGGCCCTGATGATGAAGGTATTGGTGAGTATGCTTACCTCGATGCTGGAGATCCTGAGGATTTGACCCCTTACCAGCGCTATATGCTCGACACCTATGGCGATGAACAACGAAAAATAAACAATGATGTCGATCTTATTTTTGACACTGAAGACTATCCCGACGAACTTTATGCTGAAGTCATGGATGGGATGTACTTACCACCTGATGAGTGGTACAATGGCCAACGGACTTGGGATGTAGAGCAATTTGAATTTGAGTACACTTACATGGATATTGAAGAAGCTGCTAAATATAAAGGTTTATTGAAGCGAAGTGATTTTATTGAAAAATACCCTGTAAAAGTTTATCCAGATACAACTGTTTGGATCCGCGACTTTGAATATGCCTATAACGTGCCCATGCACAATGATTATTTTTGGCATGAGGCTTATGGAGATTATCCCGTTGTAGGGATTACTTGGGAGCAAGCCGATGCCTTTTGTCAATGGCGCTCGTTGTACAAAAACGGTTACCAAAAGTCCAAAGGAAAACCAAATGTAAATATGTTTCGTTTACCCTCTGAAGCAGAATGGGAATATGCTGCAAGAGGAGGCTTACGCGGAGCTGCTTTTCCATGGGGAGGCCCTTATGCAAAAAATGACAGAGGCTGTTTCCTAGCAAATTTCAAACCATTAAGAGGAAATTACGCAGCAGATCAAGCGCTTTACACGGTAGAGGCGGATGCCTATGAGCCCAACGATTATAATTTATGGAATATGGCAGGGAATGTTTCGGAATGGGTTAATTCTTCCTATGATGCCTCTTCATATGAATATACCGCATCATTTAATCCGAATGTAAACAATAAAGAAAACCCGCGCAAAGTCGTTCGTGGGGGATCATGGAAAGATGTAGCTTATTATTTACAAGTCAGTACAAGAGACTATGAGCATGCCGATTCGGCTAGAAGTTTTATAGGATTTCGCACAGTACAAGACTACTTGGGGACAGATGCTACCGCAAATGATGCAACAAACTAA
- a CDS encoding ABC-F family ATP-binding cassette domain-containing protein, with protein sequence MLNVHQLTISFQGEDLFENISFRLQSGHRVGLIGKNGAGKSTLLKIISGELEHNSGQISFEKKDLKIGFLKQDIDFVYGRTILEESYEAFSELKALERQLEKINTQLAERTDYESESYHNLMVDLNEVQQQYEILGGYNYQGETEKILIGLGFKREDFNKLTDTFSGGWRMRIELAKLLLQQNDILLLDEPTNHLDIESIMWLEQFLKNYTGAVVIVSHDKMFLDNVTNRTIEIVLGQIYDMPKSYSQYLKLRAEQKALQIAAQKNQQKQIEQTEKLIEKFRAKASKATMAQSLIKKLEKIDRIRVDEDDNSVMSVRFPISIQPGKVVIEAHNVSKSYGDLDVLKNVDLMVERGQKIAFVGQNGQGKSTLAKILVEELSSQGNVKLGHNVQVGYFAQNQAEYLDGKKTVLDTMIDEANETNRSKVRDILGAFLFRGEAVEKYVSVLSGGERNRLALAKLLLKPLNVLVMDEPTNHLDIQSKNVLKSALHNFEGTLLLVSHDREFLQGLNDIVYEFKDQKIKPYLGDIDFYLEQRQLENLREAERKTIVKSEAKARSNKQSYASQKQLKSLNNRLSKVESSISSLESEIKAIDLQLEINYDKTVAVPNFFDAYQAKKTKLEELMVQWETITESIEEHS encoded by the coding sequence ATGCTAAACGTCCATCAACTTACCATTTCTTTTCAAGGCGAAGACCTTTTTGAAAACATATCATTTCGATTGCAATCGGGACATCGTGTGGGTTTGATTGGGAAGAATGGTGCTGGAAAATCCACTCTCCTCAAAATTATTTCTGGTGAACTTGAGCATAATTCTGGTCAAATTAGTTTTGAGAAAAAGGATTTAAAAATCGGATTTTTAAAACAGGATATTGATTTCGTGTATGGGCGCACTATTTTGGAGGAGTCTTACGAGGCCTTTTCAGAACTCAAAGCACTTGAGCGTCAATTGGAAAAGATCAACACACAGCTAGCTGAGCGCACCGATTATGAAAGTGAAAGTTACCACAACCTTATGGTGGATTTGAACGAGGTACAACAACAATACGAAATATTAGGGGGCTATAACTATCAAGGCGAAACAGAGAAAATTTTAATTGGTTTAGGATTTAAAAGAGAAGACTTTAACAAACTAACGGATACATTTTCTGGAGGTTGGCGTATGCGCATAGAGCTGGCCAAACTTTTGCTTCAGCAAAATGATATTTTACTTTTAGATGAGCCTACAAACCATTTGGATATTGAATCAATCATGTGGTTAGAGCAATTTTTAAAAAATTATACTGGTGCTGTAGTGATTGTTTCGCACGATAAAATGTTTTTGGATAATGTAACGAATCGCACTATTGAAATTGTTTTAGGTCAAATTTACGATATGCCTAAATCTTACTCTCAATATCTAAAACTCCGTGCCGAACAAAAAGCATTGCAAATTGCGGCACAAAAAAATCAACAAAAACAGATAGAACAAACCGAAAAACTTATTGAAAAATTTAGAGCCAAAGCTTCAAAAGCGACTATGGCTCAATCCCTCATTAAGAAATTAGAAAAAATTGATCGTATTCGAGTTGATGAGGACGATAACAGTGTTATGAGTGTGCGTTTTCCAATCTCTATTCAACCTGGAAAAGTCGTTATAGAAGCCCATAATGTTTCAAAGTCTTATGGCGATTTAGACGTTTTAAAAAATGTTGATTTAATGGTCGAGCGTGGCCAAAAAATTGCATTTGTAGGGCAAAATGGGCAAGGAAAATCTACGTTGGCTAAAATTTTAGTTGAAGAACTTTCATCACAAGGAAATGTCAAGTTGGGACATAATGTACAAGTGGGCTATTTTGCACAAAATCAAGCTGAATATTTGGATGGAAAGAAGACGGTTTTGGATACGATGATTGATGAAGCCAATGAAACTAACCGATCTAAAGTACGCGATATTTTAGGCGCATTTTTATTTCGTGGAGAGGCCGTAGAAAAGTACGTTAGCGTTTTGTCTGGAGGGGAGCGCAACAGGTTAGCTTTAGCAAAATTATTACTAAAACCACTTAATGTATTGGTGATGGACGAGCCTACAAACCACCTCGACATTCAGTCCAAAAATGTATTGAAATCTGCATTGCATAATTTTGAAGGTACTTTACTTCTTGTCTCACACGACCGCGAGTTTTTACAAGGGTTAAATGATATCGTGTATGAATTTAAAGATCAAAAAATCAAACCCTATTTAGGCGATATCGACTTTTATTTAGAGCAGCGGCAATTGGAAAATTTACGTGAGGCAGAACGTAAAACAATAGTGAAGTCAGAGGCAAAGGCAAGGAGCAATAAGCAATCTTATGCGTCTCAAAAACAGCTAAAATCGTTGAATAACCGCTTGAGCAAAGTGGAATCTTCAATTTCTTCTTTGGAAAGCGAGATTAAAGCGATTGATTTGCAGCTTGAAATTAACTATGATAAAACTGTTGCAGTTCCCAATTTCTTTGATGCTTATCAAGCTAAAAAGACAAAATTAGAAGAACTTATGGTACAATGGGAAACTATTACAGAATCGATTGAAGAACATAGCTAA
- the gldN gene encoding type IX secretion system ring protein PorN/GldN has protein sequence MNRLPLFIFFLPLLVFSQANILNAKSPDEIGIANAFDEVDSDESPLAYGYISDKDVLFSKTIWEEINLDERVNFPMYYPIDTLVVGNERRPLIHFLLKSALEGDFPVYKKDNFKEILSLEDLNRKRTYRKIRPGDSDDNIGLERITNEAGTKEQFLILKGVDVGEYANIDESLLNDDEYNEYESKMEELIFDNNLLSEEEYSEEIFGYADVVKYRIKGVWYFDKRQSDLRYRPIAIAPIVITPRSKANMKEFNDPNMKPEYVELFWIFYPDARTYLHKAMAFNDKNTSKPITFDHLINSRRFSAYIYKEDNVYEDRDINDYISENALMQLLESQRIKEKIRNLEQDMWSY, from the coding sequence ATGAATCGTTTACCCCTGTTCATTTTCTTTTTACCACTCTTGGTGTTTAGTCAGGCCAATATTCTTAATGCAAAATCGCCAGACGAAATTGGGATAGCCAATGCCTTTGATGAGGTTGACTCTGATGAATCACCGCTTGCATATGGATATATCAGCGACAAAGATGTTTTGTTCTCGAAAACTATATGGGAAGAGATCAATCTTGATGAGCGTGTCAATTTCCCTATGTATTATCCGATTGATACTTTGGTTGTAGGAAATGAACGAAGACCACTTATTCATTTCCTTTTAAAATCAGCTTTAGAAGGCGACTTTCCTGTGTACAAAAAGGATAATTTTAAAGAAATCTTATCACTTGAAGACCTGAATAGAAAGCGGACATACAGAAAAATTCGACCAGGTGATTCAGACGACAATATTGGTTTGGAACGAATTACTAATGAAGCTGGGACTAAAGAACAATTTTTGATACTTAAAGGGGTAGATGTTGGAGAGTACGCCAATATTGATGAATCTTTGTTAAATGATGACGAATACAACGAATACGAATCCAAAATGGAAGAACTGATTTTTGATAATAATCTTCTTTCTGAGGAAGAATATTCAGAAGAAATATTTGGGTATGCCGATGTTGTAAAGTACAGAATTAAAGGTGTTTGGTATTTTGATAAGCGACAATCTGATCTGCGTTACCGTCCAATTGCTATAGCACCTATAGTTATTACTCCACGTTCTAAGGCAAATATGAAGGAATTCAACGACCCAAATATGAAGCCAGAATACGTCGAATTATTTTGGATTTTTTATCCGGATGCCCGGACTTACTTGCACAAAGCAATGGCTTTCAATGATAAAAACACGTCAAAACCCATTACTTTTGATCATTTAATAAACTCAAGACGCTTCTCAGCTTACATTTACAAAGAAGATAACGTTTATGAAGATCGAGACATCAATGATTACATTTCTGAAAATGCACTGATGCAACTTCTAGAATCGCAGCGGATCAAAGAAAAAATCAGAAACTTGGAACAAGATATGTGGAGTTATTAA
- the gldL gene encoding type IX secretion system motor protein PorL/GldL → MAQEGKITITNMVYGLGAAIVIVGALFKIQHWPYGSEILTLGMIVEAAVFTYSAFERQKGDLDWSLVYPELTGGSSSAKAGKKESPEGILTKKLDALLKEAQIDGALVKSLGENIKNLNATASSMDGSAGATNRYNEEMTKATAQMESINNLYKAQLESANKQAEINAESIENAIKLKEQMESLSSNLSSLNGVYGGMLSAMNNK, encoded by the coding sequence ATGGCACAAGAAGGTAAAATCACAATCACCAATATGGTCTACGGACTAGGAGCTGCAATTGTAATTGTAGGTGCACTTTTTAAAATTCAACATTGGCCTTATGGTTCTGAAATACTAACTCTTGGGATGATCGTTGAAGCTGCAGTATTTACATACTCAGCTTTTGAACGTCAAAAAGGAGATCTAGATTGGTCTTTAGTATATCCTGAACTTACTGGAGGCAGCTCTTCTGCAAAAGCAGGAAAAAAAGAATCACCAGAGGGGATTTTAACTAAAAAATTAGACGCATTACTCAAAGAAGCTCAAATAGATGGTGCACTCGTCAAAAGTCTTGGCGAAAACATCAAAAACTTAAACGCTACTGCCTCCTCCATGGATGGGTCTGCTGGGGCAACCAACCGTTACAACGAAGAAATGACCAAGGCAACTGCTCAAATGGAGTCTATAAACAATCTTTATAAAGCACAGTTGGAAAGTGCCAACAAACAAGCCGAGATCAATGCGGAATCAATTGAAAATGCAATTAAGTTGAAAGAGCAAATGGAATCATTGTCTTCAAACTTATCTTCTCTAAATGGAGTGTATGGTGGTATGCTTTCTGCAATGAATAATAAATAA
- a CDS encoding CPXCG motif-containing cysteine-rich protein, with translation MEEHFYQCPYCWEQVSVLVDISQSSQTYIEDCEVCCNPIQFHIQCSGQVLQSLNAQSIEQ, from the coding sequence ATGGAAGAGCATTTTTATCAATGTCCCTACTGTTGGGAGCAAGTTTCAGTTTTGGTAGATATCTCGCAATCTTCTCAAACGTATATTGAAGATTGTGAAGTCTGTTGTAATCCTATTCAATTTCATATCCAATGTTCAGGTCAAGTTCTACAGTCCTTAAACGCTCAAAGTATAGAGCAGTAA
- a CDS encoding DUF983 domain-containing protein, translated as MLKKGNKLYSILFGNCPKCHRESMYQNRNPYHISDTLKMHDRCRHCGTKYKIEPSFFYGSMYVSYAVGIAFAFAAFIISNLFFGSSLIVSFICIVGTLVCFMPVIMRLSRNIWINIFMSYDPNLANKSKT; from the coding sequence ATGTTAAAAAAAGGAAATAAGCTCTACTCCATTTTATTTGGAAATTGCCCTAAATGTCATCGAGAATCGATGTATCAAAACAGAAACCCCTACCACATTTCCGATACATTAAAAATGCATGACCGCTGCAGGCACTGCGGAACAAAATATAAAATTGAACCTTCATTTTTTTATGGCTCTATGTACGTAAGCTACGCAGTAGGAATTGCGTTTGCGTTTGCGGCATTTATTATTTCTAACCTCTTTTTTGGGAGTAGTCTTATAGTTTCATTTATTTGCATTGTTGGAACATTAGTTTGTTTTATGCCTGTTATTATGCGGTTATCGAGAAATATTTGGATTAATATTTTTATGAGCTACGATCCTAATTTAGCCAACAAGTCTAAGACTTAA
- the gldM gene encoding type IX secretion system motor protein PorM/GldM: MAGGKVSARQKMINLMYLVFIAMMAMNMSKEVLSAFGLMEAKFAESNVTTSETNEALLSDLITKGDEKPEEFAVAANKAQQINIISDEFYRYIETLKVDLLKNGGYSIVPETGKLPFESMDKTDILDEMWFTGDRLTKAGAAVLAKIEQYKADVKEVLGSDVKYKKAVERFDRRFSTSEVTNKDGKKIDWLDYNYKGFPAIASYTKLTAMQNDVKVTEASMFNLFLGNTLTEAVSLKNYQAIVLADKSAFFAGEKFQGKVVLGKYANVTPTKLVVQGQEINVASAIDSTGAATLDFNVGNIGEKSIDGQFTFLEDGKPLEIPIVGNYVVVPRPKEASVAADKMNVLYRGLENPMTISFAGVSDNKVSVSAPGLRKAGGQGKYFINPPAGSNNLIVSVTATLDDGKKEVSKKSFRIKNIPSPEGKIAGKSGSIKLNKRDVTTSRVLADFGDFVYDLEPTVSAFDLTVLGETITVSGNRMNQIAKDLINNSPRRSMVIIDNIKVRVKGVNVPIKPASAITIKLTN, encoded by the coding sequence ATGGCAGGAGGAAAAGTATCTGCAAGACAGAAAATGATAAACTTGATGTATTTGGTCTTCATCGCGATGATGGCCATGAATATGTCCAAAGAAGTACTTTCTGCGTTTGGCCTCATGGAAGCAAAATTTGCTGAGTCTAATGTGACAACATCAGAAACCAACGAAGCACTTCTCTCAGATTTGATTACCAAAGGGGATGAGAAACCTGAGGAATTTGCAGTTGCAGCCAACAAAGCACAGCAAATCAATATCATATCGGATGAATTCTACAGATATATTGAAACATTAAAAGTTGATCTTCTAAAAAATGGAGGATATTCTATAGTACCAGAAACAGGGAAGTTGCCTTTTGAGTCTATGGATAAGACAGACATTTTAGACGAAATGTGGTTTACTGGAGATCGATTGACAAAAGCAGGTGCAGCAGTATTGGCAAAAATTGAACAATATAAGGCAGATGTTAAAGAAGTTTTAGGGTCTGATGTTAAATACAAAAAAGCCGTTGAACGATTTGACAGAAGATTCAGTACTTCTGAAGTTACTAATAAAGACGGAAAAAAAATCGATTGGTTGGATTATAATTACAAAGGATTCCCAGCGATTGCTTCTTACACAAAGTTAACAGCCATGCAAAATGATGTTAAAGTCACAGAAGCCAGTATGTTCAACCTCTTTTTAGGGAATACTCTTACTGAAGCTGTTTCACTGAAAAACTATCAAGCCATCGTTCTAGCTGACAAATCTGCATTTTTTGCAGGAGAAAAGTTTCAAGGGAAAGTAGTTTTAGGGAAATATGCCAATGTAACGCCTACTAAATTGGTTGTTCAAGGTCAAGAAATTAATGTTGCTAGTGCAATTGATTCTACAGGTGCAGCAACTCTTGACTTCAATGTTGGTAATATTGGAGAAAAATCTATTGATGGACAATTTACTTTTCTTGAAGATGGTAAGCCATTAGAAATTCCAATTGTAGGGAATTATGTCGTAGTACCACGCCCAAAAGAAGCTTCTGTTGCAGCGGATAAAATGAATGTGCTTTACCGAGGTTTAGAAAACCCCATGACGATTTCATTTGCTGGTGTTTCTGATAATAAAGTTTCTGTTTCTGCACCTGGATTGCGAAAAGCTGGAGGACAGGGTAAATACTTTATCAACCCACCCGCTGGAAGTAATAACCTAATCGTCAGCGTTACAGCAACACTTGATGATGGTAAAAAAGAGGTTTCAAAAAAATCTTTTAGAATCAAGAATATTCCTAGTCCAGAAGGAAAAATTGCCGGTAAGAGTGGATCAATTAAACTAAATAAGCGTGATGTTACTACTTCGCGTGTACTAGCAGACTTTGGAGATTTCGTTTACGATTTAGAACCAACAGTTTCTGCATTTGATTTAACTGTTTTGGGAGAAACTATTACTGTTTCTGGAAATAGAATGAACCAAATCGCAAAAGATTTGATAAATAATTCACCTAGACGTTCTATGGTAATTATTGACAATATTAAGGTCAGAGTTAAAGGGGTAAATGTTCCCATAAAACCTGCATCTGCAATAACTATAAAATTAACAAATTAA